From Candidatus Aminicenantes bacterium, a single genomic window includes:
- a CDS encoding tRNA (N6-isopentenyl adenosine(37)-C2)-methylthiotransferase MiaB (catalyzes the formation of 2-methylthio-N6-(dimethylallyl)adenosine (ms(2)i(6)A) at position 37 in tRNAs that read codons beginning with uridine from N6-(dimethylallyl)adenosine (i(6)A)), producing the protein MRFFIKTFGCQMNVNDSEKIHHLLLGKGLEASASEAAADVIIVNSCAVRERPQEKIFSYIGQFP; encoded by the coding sequence ATGAGATTTTTCATCAAGACTTTCGGCTGCCAAATGAATGTCAACGATTCGGAAAAAATCCACCACCTGCTGCTGGGCAAGGGGCTCGAAGCCAGCGCCAGCGAGGCGGCGGCCGACGTGATCATCGTCAACAGTTGCGCCGTGCGCGAAAGGCCGCAGGAAAAAATATTCTCCTATATCGGCCAGTTCCCG
- a CDS encoding DNA repair protein RecN translates to MLSYLKVENLAVVEKATLDFSPNLNILTGETGAGKSILIDAIMLLINKKPPANIVRSGADKLTVEALFVQHDEEIILKREIARNKSLTYINGELAPFAQVKEKAEALLNIYGQKDHAFLLNTANHQVFLDQFAEAGETLKALAEKCRLLRALQAKRNELLAKNSQAREKIDYLNFQLQEIETLNLQKGDDALWQERLKILAAAESILEKSDKLIQDFYQKDQSVYNLLAQALPAADYLQSLFPEFGHLKSEIDRFYNSLPEISEFLNTMAGKVDFNEGELNDISEKLSRLEKLKAKHKLGLEPLLEKYEHMRRERDELLNLNFSLSDVEKEMARELAEYKTLLEGLRQSRRKSAARLSAVIVKELAFLEMAKARFEVRIDENEPSAESISENGPDKIEFYFSSNPGQAPGRLKDVASGGELSRLMLVLKSISSDESGTTFIFDEIDSGIGGKTAEFVGEKLRRISAQNQVISISHLPQIARFADRHFLISKEFKNNQTFSTAVPLEDGERVREIARLMAGSAINADVLKAAELLLASSRT, encoded by the coding sequence ATGCTTTCCTACCTCAAAGTCGAGAACCTGGCGGTGGTGGAAAAAGCCACCCTCGATTTTTCTCCGAACCTGAACATCCTGACCGGGGAAACCGGCGCCGGAAAATCGATCCTCATCGACGCCATCATGCTGCTGATCAACAAGAAACCCCCGGCCAACATCGTGCGCAGCGGCGCCGACAAACTGACCGTCGAGGCCCTGTTCGTCCAGCATGACGAGGAGATCATTCTTAAAAGGGAAATCGCCAGGAACAAGTCCCTGACCTACATCAACGGCGAGCTTGCCCCCTTTGCCCAGGTCAAGGAAAAGGCCGAAGCGCTGCTGAACATCTATGGCCAGAAAGACCATGCTTTTCTCCTCAACACCGCCAACCACCAGGTTTTTCTCGACCAGTTCGCTGAAGCCGGCGAGACGTTGAAAGCCCTGGCCGAAAAATGCCGCCTGCTCCGCGCCTTGCAGGCCAAGCGCAACGAGCTGTTGGCGAAAAACTCCCAGGCCCGGGAAAAGATCGATTACCTGAATTTTCAGCTGCAGGAAATCGAAACCCTCAACTTGCAAAAGGGTGACGACGCGCTCTGGCAGGAGCGCCTGAAAATCCTCGCCGCCGCCGAATCGATCCTGGAAAAATCGGACAAGCTCATCCAGGATTTTTACCAGAAGGACCAGTCGGTTTACAACCTGCTGGCCCAGGCCCTCCCCGCCGCCGACTACTTGCAATCGCTGTTCCCCGAATTCGGCCATTTGAAAAGCGAAATCGATCGCTTCTACAATTCGCTTCCTGAGATATCGGAGTTTTTGAACACCATGGCCGGAAAAGTCGACTTCAACGAAGGCGAACTGAACGACATCTCCGAAAAACTGTCCCGGCTGGAAAAACTCAAGGCCAAGCACAAGCTCGGCCTGGAGCCATTGCTGGAAAAATACGAGCACATGCGCCGGGAAAGGGACGAACTGCTCAACCTGAATTTCTCCCTGAGCGATGTCGAAAAGGAAATGGCCCGCGAGCTGGCCGAGTACAAGACCCTGCTGGAGGGGCTGAGGCAGAGCCGGAGGAAAAGCGCCGCCAGGCTGAGCGCCGTGATCGTCAAGGAACTGGCTTTCCTGGAAATGGCCAAGGCGCGCTTCGAGGTGCGCATCGACGAGAACGAGCCCAGCGCCGAAAGCATCAGCGAGAACGGACCCGATAAAATCGAATTCTACTTCAGTTCCAATCCCGGCCAGGCGCCGGGGCGGCTCAAGGACGTAGCCTCCGGCGGTGAGCTGTCGCGCCTGATGCTGGTGCTGAAATCGATCAGCAGCGACGAATCGGGAACCACCTTCATCTTCGACGAAATCGATTCCGGCATCGGCGGCAAAACCGCCGAATTCGTCGGCGAAAAGCTGCGCCGTATTTCCGCGCAGAACCAGGTGATCAGCATATCGCATCTGCCCCAGATCGCCCGCTTCGCCGACCGCCATTTCCTGATCAGCAAGGAATTCAAGAACAACCAGACCTTCAGCACGGCCGTGCCCCTGGAAGACGGAGAGCGGGTCCGGGAGATCGCCCGGCTGATGGCCGGGAGCGCCATCAATGCCGATGTGCTGAAAGCCGCCGAACTTCTCCTGGCCAGTTCCCGGACATGA
- a CDS encoding S8 family serine peptidase, with product MKIKNLFLLGLAGIFFFWAAERPRNSQDSRSREIAPPGASACFVPGQLVVKLASDAKTTAAANDLLSNRYGGQIQSLRREKYSGYLLVETTPGTDLAGFKKSLAAEKWVQDVSFNYLASMNAQIPNEQFFSYQYALLNNGQVFYPEKNLRGTSAADIKATEGWTWSTGSSGIIIAIIDTGIAVGHEDLKNKIVPGYDFVNDDADAQDDNGHGTLVASLAAAETNNGIGIAGVGWNASLLPVKVLDSQGNGNYLAIAAGIKYAADHGAKVLNLSLGGNSDSFILKDACQYAFDKGCSLVAAAGDSGSNAVQFPAAYDLLCTAVGASDANDKLASFSNRGLQIDVVAPGVWVYGAAFDPARPTELRFYNWGNGTSLAAAHVSGAIALLISYKPLLTNLQVMAIIKYTADDVNASDKPGVDTDMGYGRINLQTLLSPYNLN from the coding sequence ATGAAAATCAAAAACCTTTTCCTGCTGGGTTTGGCCGGGATATTCTTTTTTTGGGCCGCCGAACGGCCGAGAAATTCCCAGGATTCGCGAAGCAGAGAAATCGCCCCGCCCGGGGCGTCGGCCTGTTTCGTGCCCGGACAGCTGGTCGTCAAGCTGGCCAGCGACGCCAAGACAACGGCCGCCGCCAACGATCTTCTCTCCAACCGTTACGGCGGGCAAATCCAGAGCCTGCGCCGCGAAAAATACTCTGGCTATCTGCTGGTCGAAACCACCCCCGGAACCGACCTGGCCGGATTCAAAAAGAGCCTGGCCGCGGAAAAATGGGTGCAGGACGTTTCGTTCAACTACCTGGCATCGATGAATGCCCAGATTCCCAACGAACAATTTTTTTCCTACCAGTACGCGCTGCTCAACAACGGCCAGGTGTTTTACCCGGAAAAGAACCTTCGCGGCACGAGTGCCGCCGACATCAAGGCCACCGAGGGCTGGACCTGGAGCACCGGCAGCAGCGGCATCATCATCGCCATCATCGACACCGGCATCGCCGTAGGTCATGAGGATTTGAAGAACAAGATCGTTCCCGGCTACGATTTCGTCAACGACGACGCCGACGCCCAGGACGACAACGGCCACGGCACCCTGGTGGCGTCGCTGGCGGCGGCCGAAACGAACAATGGCATCGGCATCGCCGGCGTGGGCTGGAACGCCTCGCTACTGCCGGTCAAGGTGCTGGACAGCCAGGGCAACGGCAATTACCTGGCCATCGCCGCCGGCATCAAGTACGCCGCCGACCATGGCGCCAAGGTGCTGAACCTGAGCCTGGGCGGCAACAGCGACAGTTTTATTTTGAAAGACGCCTGCCAGTACGCTTTTGACAAGGGCTGTTCCCTGGTCGCCGCCGCCGGCGACAGCGGCAGCAATGCGGTGCAATTTCCAGCCGCCTACGATCTGCTGTGCACGGCCGTCGGCGCCAGCGACGCCAACGACAAGCTGGCCTCATTCTCCAACCGCGGGCTGCAAATCGACGTGGTGGCGCCCGGCGTCTGGGTCTACGGCGCCGCCTTCGACCCGGCGCGACCGACCGAATTGCGCTTCTACAACTGGGGCAACGGGACATCGCTGGCCGCCGCCCACGTATCCGGGGCCATCGCGCTGCTCATCTCCTACAAACCGCTGCTGACCAACCTGCAGGTCATGGCCATCATCAAGTACACCGCCGATGACGTCAACGCCAGCGACAAACCCGGGGTCGACACCGATATGGGATATGGGCGCATCAACCTGCAGACACTCCTCTCGCCGTACAACCTGAACTGA
- a CDS encoding DUF2723 domain-containing protein codes for MKRIACSGRFSNLVILLLFIAIALLYFSFLPVNYSFDGTVFSHFLRYALLKHDWPAVTQIHHLLYFPANYLLYRGLEVVFHYRVLEFFHLQLFSMFFGVLTLVLVERMLKKINLSAALRLIGVSAVAFSYSFWLYAIDAEVHMPGVFFALAGLYLLVFHDHKTVAFPLAALCFVLSAGFHLTNVLIVASAFFYLLQKRTPWRRQLQFLLACLSFGLIFYGAYAALARKPVLRIIYNIFFGPNVYSGYRSISFHAPGLPTFITSLAGLQRALLVKAGIWTTLISAVFLVLLALACKSAVQPVRSAFKRAMLLWFVPFFLFFSFWDSGNIEFKIHAVVPLLLIAITVLDDLKPFIANAIGVFLAGALLWINFSSGILPLNDIKRNTNYQVALAIQKQVPTKGQIVITGNPPGYAFGKIYLPYFALREVLVLDWLLGKGNSLAAIRDRLGNNAAAGRPIYALGEVVETNDALKKLLAFHHINEGDYFRFCASLRPSLVSSLPGGFRLYRLEITVR; via the coding sequence ATGAAAAGAATCGCCTGCTCAGGCCGTTTTTCCAACTTGGTGATTCTCTTGCTTTTCATTGCGATCGCCCTGCTCTATTTCAGTTTCCTGCCGGTCAACTACAGTTTTGACGGCACGGTCTTCAGCCATTTCCTGCGCTATGCGTTGCTAAAGCACGATTGGCCGGCTGTCACCCAGATACACCATTTGCTGTATTTCCCGGCCAATTACCTGCTTTACCGTGGCCTGGAGGTCGTGTTTCATTACCGCGTCCTTGAATTCTTTCACCTGCAACTTTTTTCTATGTTTTTCGGCGTCTTGACCTTGGTGCTGGTGGAGCGGATGCTGAAAAAAATCAATCTGTCCGCGGCGTTGCGCCTGATCGGCGTGTCAGCGGTGGCTTTTTCATACTCGTTCTGGCTGTATGCGATCGACGCCGAAGTCCATATGCCGGGAGTTTTTTTCGCGCTGGCCGGCTTGTACCTGCTGGTTTTCCATGACCATAAAACGGTTGCGTTCCCTCTGGCCGCATTGTGTTTTGTCCTGTCGGCCGGATTCCATTTGACCAACGTTCTGATCGTTGCCAGCGCATTTTTCTACCTTTTGCAAAAACGAACGCCCTGGCGCCGCCAGCTGCAGTTCCTTCTGGCCTGCCTGTCCTTCGGGCTGATCTTTTACGGCGCCTATGCCGCCCTCGCCCGCAAGCCCGTCCTGCGCATCATTTACAACATATTTTTCGGCCCCAATGTCTATTCCGGTTATCGCAGCATTTCCTTTCATGCGCCGGGGCTGCCGACCTTCATCACGTCCCTGGCCGGCCTGCAGCGCGCCTTGCTGGTCAAGGCGGGAATTTGGACAACGTTGATATCCGCCGTTTTTCTGGTCCTGCTGGCCTTGGCCTGTAAATCCGCTGTCCAACCGGTCCGCAGCGCATTCAAGCGGGCCATGCTGCTCTGGTTCGTCCCGTTTTTCCTGTTTTTTTCATTCTGGGATTCGGGAAACATCGAATTCAAGATCCATGCCGTCGTCCCCCTGCTGCTGATCGCCATTACCGTCCTGGACGACCTCAAGCCGTTCATCGCCAACGCCATTGGCGTTTTCCTGGCCGGGGCTCTTCTGTGGATCAATTTTTCTTCCGGCATACTGCCCTTGAACGACATCAAGCGGAACACCAACTACCAGGTTGCCCTGGCCATTCAAAAGCAGGTTCCGACGAAAGGACAAATCGTGATCACCGGCAATCCCCCTGGCTACGCCTTCGGAAAAATCTATCTTCCCTATTTTGCCCTGCGTGAAGTGCTTGTCCTCGATTGGCTGCTGGGCAAAGGGAATTCCCTGGCCGCGATCCGGGACCGGCTCGGAAATAACGCCGCCGCCGGGCGGCCTATTTATGCGCTGGGCGAAGTGGTCGAGACAAACGACGCGTTGAAAAAACTTCTGGCTTTTCATCACATCAACGAGGGCGATTATTTTCGCTTCTGCGCCAGCTTACGCCCCAGCCTCGTTTCCAGTCTTCCCGGCGGCTTTCGCCTGTACCGGCTGGAAATCACTGTCCGCTAA